One stretch of Arachis duranensis cultivar V14167 chromosome 1, aradu.V14167.gnm2.J7QH, whole genome shotgun sequence DNA includes these proteins:
- the LOC107483914 gene encoding uncharacterized protein LOC107483914 yields the protein MSVTGSTSSQPINPHKPEISFLPKDYKATDRNLDEPVVISTQVEEPLVKKILMDPGSSANVQYQRLMDKMFSNPIGRNIEVYVDDMVAKTLHASNHIKDLKEIFQQLRAYNMKLNPEKCAFGVQGGKFLGFMLTYRDIEANLEKCPAILNMRSPRTVKEISKTRKACPDLSNNGQTFATLLPESTIIVRTEQPLWQILTKPELAGRLIKWSIELSEYDIQYQPGGALKSQVLAYFITEFTVDEPSPTSNTWTLYIDGASNNKSSGAGILLEDEKETALEQFVQFTFHACNNQAEYEALIAELRLAHTIGVTQLNIKCDSLLVVQQVTGNFQVKNPLLEKYSAIVNDLVNSFQKFEISHIPREQNDRADILSKLAATRSQTKKPKLSQLTFNEPSVMLIEMSSISQKEDWRKPFIHYLQTGQIPENVQNKREFKRRASFYTLLGSELYKRGFTRLLLKCLNTADAKLAMDEVHEGVCGTHKGGRSLASKILRAGYYWPTLQQDCTSKVQHCDHCQHHVPIIHNPAEQLHSSEFSSVEHPQTNSLGEAANKIILQGLRKKLEDYKGEWAELIPEVLWNYNTTEQSSTKETPFRLVYGSDAMLPIEISLQSPKTESINEGNNVES from the exons GTGCAATATCAAAGACTCATGGACAAGATGTTTTCAAACCCAATTGGCCGAAACATAGAAgtctatgttgatgacatggtgGCAAAGACACTACATGCATCAAATCACATTAAAGACTTGAAGGAGATATTTCAACAACTTCGAGCATATAATATGAAACTCAATCCCGAGAAATGCGCTTTTGGAGTGCAAGGAGGGAAATTTCTTGGCTTCATGCTCACCTACCGAGACATTGAAGCTAATCTTGAAAAATGTCCTGCAATTTTAAACATGAGAAGCCCAAGGACGGTTAAGGAG ATATCCAAAACTAGAAAAGCTTGCCCTGACCTTAGTAACAACGGCCAGACATTTGCGACATTACTTCCAGAGTCAACCATCATTGTCAGAACAGAACAACCCCTCTGGCAAATTTTGACAAAGCCAGAGCTTGCTGGAAGATTAATCAAATGGTCAATTGAACTATCTGAATATGACATCCAATACCAACCGGGAGGAGCCTTAAAGTCCCAAGTACTGGCATACTTCATTACAGAGTTCACGGTAGATGAGCCTAGTCCGACCTCAAATACTTGGACGCTATACATCGACGGAGCCTCAAACAACAAGAGCTCAGGAGCAGGGATACTACTTGAAGATGAGAAAGAGACAGCCCTAGAACAGTTTGTACAATTTACCTTTCATGCATGCAACAATCAAGCAGAGTATGAAGCACTCATAGCAGAACTAAGACTAGCCCACACAATTGGCGTAACACAACTAAACATCAAATGTGACTCTTTACTCGTGGTGCAACAGGTAACAGGTAACTTTCAGGTAAAAAATCCACTGCTAGAAAAGTATAGTGCTATTGTTAATGATCTTGTtaatagttttcaaaaatttgaaatttctcatatacctcgggaacaaaatGATAGAGCAGATATCCTTTCAAAATTGGCAGCAACCAGAAGTCAAACTAAAAAGCCTAAACTATCTCAACTAACATTTAATGAACCAAGTGTTATGCTAATAGAAATGTCAAGTATTTCACAGAAGGAAGACTGGCGAAAGCCCTTCATACATTACTTACAAACAGGCCAAATACCCGAGAATGTCCAAAACAAGAGGGAATTCAAAAGAAGAGCGAGTTTTTATACATTACTCGGTTCTGAGCTATACAAACGAGGCTTCACAAGACTTCTTCTAAAATGCCTAAACACGGCAGATGCTAAGTTGGCAATGGACGAGGTCCACGAAGGCGTCTGTGGAACGCACAAAGGAGGGCGGAGCTTAGCTTCCAAGATCCTCCGAGCAGGTTACTACTGGCCAACATTGCAACAAGATTGCACGTCCAAAGTCCAACACTGCGACCATTGCCAACATCATGTACCAATCATTCATAACCCAGCCGAGCAGTTACACTCGTCCGAG TTCTCAtctgtagaacacccacaaACTAATAGTTTAGGTGAGGCTGCCAATAAGATTATCCTACAGGGACTAAGGAAGAAACTAGAAGACTATAAAGGAGAATGGGCCGAGCTCATCCCAGAAGTACTATGGAATTATAACACAACAGAGCAATCATCAACAAAGGAAACTCCTTTCAGGTTGGTGTACGGAAGTGACGCCATGCTGCCTATCGAAATATCCTTACAATCCCCCAAAACTGAAAGCATCAATGAAGGCAACAATGTTGAAAGCTGA